A window of Nocardioidaceae bacterium genomic DNA:
CGACCATGCGGTAGCAGTGGGCCAGCAGCTCGCGACGGTGCGGGGCGACGAGGGCCTCGAAGTCCGCGTCGAGGTCCACCTCGGGACGGGCCACGGGGGCCGCACGGGTCTCGGAGCTCTGCGTCATGGGGTCCTCCTGGGGGGAGCGTACGAACTTCTGCCCGTGTCGACCACCGTCGAGGTGCGGACTCATCGGCGGCTCGTAGTGTCGTGGCGTGACCGACCCCGATCGTGCTGCGACGTCCGTGCTCGTCTTCTGTGGTTCCCGGGCCGGTGAGGACCCCGCGTACGCCCGGGCCGCCGCGTCGCTCGGACGCGAGATCGCCGCGCGCGGCCTGCGGGTGGTCTTCGGTGGCGGTCGTGTCGGCCTGATGGGGGAGGTCGCGGACGCCGCGCTGGCCGCCGGAGGCGAGGTGGTCGGTGTGATCCCGCAGCACCTGGAGGACCGCGAGGTGGCCCACGAGTCGCTGACCGGGCTCGAGGTCGTGGGGTCGATGCACGAGCGCAAGGCACGGATGTACGAGCTGGCCGACGCCGTCGTCGTGCTCCCGGGCGGGTTCGGCACGCTCGACGAGCTCTTCGAGACGCTGACCTGGAACCAGCTCGGCCTGCACCGCGTGCCCGTCGGGCTGCTCGACGTGGCCGGCTACTGGGCGCCGCTCGTGCAGGTGCTGGACGCGAGCGTGACGGCGGGCTTCGTCGACGCCGCGAACCGGGACGCGGTCATCACACGCTCCGAGGTCGGAGACCTGCTCGACAGCCTGCTCGACGGGCTGCTCGGCGGGCGCGACTGAACGTCGCGTCGCGCCCCTTGCCAGCCGGGACCGGTCGTGAGGTGATGGGCCGATGACCGCGTCCAGCCACCACCGCGCACCCCTGACGCCGACCGCGTTCCTCGACCGCGCGGCGGAGGCGTTCGCCGACCGGGTCGCCGTCGTCGACGGTGGGCAGCGCTGGACGTACGCCGAGCTGCGCGACCGCGCCGCACGCCTGGCCGGCGGGCTGGCGGCACTGCCGTCGGTCGAGGAG
This region includes:
- a CDS encoding TIGR00730 family Rossman fold protein, producing the protein MTDPDRAATSVLVFCGSRAGEDPAYARAAASLGREIAARGLRVVFGGGRVGLMGEVADAALAAGGEVVGVIPQHLEDREVAHESLTGLEVVGSMHERKARMYELADAVVVLPGGFGTLDELFETLTWNQLGLHRVPVGLLDVAGYWAPLVQVLDASVTAGFVDAANRDAVITRSEVGDLLDSLLDGLLGGRD